TAAAATAATCTGGATCATATGACTCCATTACTCCATTAACTCCATCATTTGAACGAATAGTGTAGATACGGCCAGGCGTAGCTAACCGGATCTGGTAACTAGAGTCTATACGCAGAATAAAAATTTCATGACTGTTGCGTATTTCCCCAGACCATGCCATCTGTTGTGATGATAACCTGAGGTCTTTACTATCTTTTGGATTAATTGTTGCTTCGATTGTTTTTTGAGGTAATGGTAAGTTAACTCTTATTGGTTTATGAGGGTTAAGTAAATGCAATTTTAGCTTCAAATTGTATTTTTCTATTGAATCGGTAGTGGTTTTTATAGTTTCATTTATCTCCCAAAGGCTATTTTCATTTCCGATTGACTCGTGCGGGTATATTAATATTGATATAGTTACTGTTAATATTAATAATAGTGATTGTATTTTCTTGTTTGTGGATTTCATATCGTGTCATGATTTTTAGTTTGTTTTGTTTGGAAGTTTAGTCAGCGTTAATTTTAATTACAAATGAAATCTATATTCCTGTTCTAAAATCTTAATAATGTTACATGTTAATAAATCTATAAATGATTTTTGATTCACCTGTTTTTTTTGTTGTGTTATTTGTCACCAGACGTATACCAATGAATATTAATAAGACGCTAATTTTTTTGAATATTTTTAACGAACAAGCATTAATTCCAGACTACTCCCCGCACACACGCCCTTTACCGTTGAACATAACCTTGGCCGTCATCGGTTTTGCCGGCGTCAGGTGAAAATTCAGCAGTTTGATACTGACGTCCCCCGGGTAAAAATCCGGGAAGCCCTGCATCGGGGTGAATCTGATACTTGAGCGTGTCGGGTGGCGACTGATGGTGAGCCCGCGATAGCGGCTGCCCTGTAGTATGCTCAGGGTCTCGTTTCTGCCATCGCAGTCGTTCTCGGTTGCACTGGTGCTGACAACCAGGCACCAGTTGTCAGTTTGGGTCGGAGTGGATGTCAGGTTGATCGTATGGACGTAAACATCCGTGTTCAGACGGACAGCGCTGTGGCGTGCGTTCATGAGCTCCCCTCTGAATTCGATCGCCAGGTGTTCCATAGCGGCCTGGTCCTGTAGCGGCATAAACGTCAGCACTGCGAATGCTGCCAGGAGTAGCACAATTCCTAAGGTCACGATCATTTCCAGTAGGGTGAATCCGTGTTCCTTCGATTCTGTTATGCTCATCCCTGTTATTTCCCTTAATTTTCATAGTTTTAATTATTACGTAAGTTACTCGTTTTGCGTAACTTGCGTAACTTGTGTAAGTTACATATCTTACTTAAATCAACCGGAACCGGTTCGCCTTCCACTCCGCGCCGTCAATCAGTCCTTCCTGGTAGAGCCCGCCCCAGTCGTAGAAGAACGGCGCAAACCCGCTGCCGCCGGTGAGGTGACTCAGGCCAATACAGGCAATCACCACCAGGGCGGCAATGGCGTACTCGATGGGATCGCCGGTGCGAAAGCGGCCGCCGAACAGATGAAATCGCCGGTCGCTGTAGGGAGAGAAGGGCACGCCGCTCACCGTCATCGCATCGGTGAGGATATGGCTCACCCCGCCCCAGGCGAATGCGCTCAGCAGGCCGTGGTAATCCCAGACAAAGGTGAAGGCCAGCGCGGCGATCAGCCAGTGGGTAAAAATGTGGGTCGGCCCGCGGTGCTTGAGGTGGCGTCCGCCGGCTTTGGCCAGGTACTCCATCCAGTCCGGGGCGGTCGCGCCGGCCACGCAGGCGGCAACATGAGGCGGGGAGATCACCGCGCAGGCCGCGCAGGCGATCAGGGTATGGTTGAACCACTTCACGGCCGGGCCTCTGTTGGTTGAGGAGGTGAGGGGGGCGGCAGGTAGGCCAGGCGCTGCAGGTACCGGTTAACTTGGTCGATGCGCTGGTTGTCGCACATCGAGCTCAGCGCCAGGCGCTGCTCGACGATTTGCGCCTCGAACTTGAGGATATCGCGCTGGGCGGCGGCGACTTTCTCCAGGTACCCGACCTGCTCGGTGATGTTGGCAATCCCCTGTTTGACCCGGGCCTGGGACCGCGCTTCCAGTGCCAGGTACAGTCCGATCTCCCGGTAAGCATGGTTGCGGTTCGCCAGGGCTTCGGCAAAACGGGCGACGCTCTGGGCTACGCTGACCCGGCGCTTGTGCTCCCATTCCCGCTCCCGCGATTGTTCGGTGCTGGAATAAAGCGGCATCTCGCCGACCAGGCCGATGTAGTGATCGGTGATCTCCGGCCAGTCGCTGCGGTCGTACTGGTCAACGTTGGAACGGACTCCGGCGACGATTTTTAGGTCGATGTTGAATTTGCTCTTCTCCGGATAGCAGCGGTTGATGACGGTGAAAATGGCGTCGGGGTCGATTACCGGGGCGCTCTTGAGCGCCGGGATCGGGGTTTGGAAGCTGGGCGGGGTGCCCTTGAGGGTCGGCAGCTCGAACGGGCGGATATCCGGCGGGGTTTCGGTGGGCTGCTGCCAGGGCAGGCTGATCCCCCATCCTTTTGGATGCTGCGTTTGTGCCTGTGCGGCGTCTGCCTGGCTGTCCGGGCTCTGAGGTTCGGCGGCCGGGACTGAAAGCGGCAGCAGGGCGGCCAGCACGGCGAGTATTCGGATGCTCCGACGGGTTTGTGAACGGTGGTTATTCGGCACGGGTCGAGCGCCTCCCGGTGCCGAGCATCTGCAGGCCGCCGATCACGGCGCCGGCTTCCCAGGCGCCGGAGACGATGCACATCGCGACCAAGAACCAGATCAGCGCCCGGGTGGTGTCGTAGCTGACATCGCTCTCGAGGTTGGTGCGCTGCGGATCGCGCCGCTCGATGATCGGCCGGATGGACGGCGGCAGCCGGCCTTCCTCGCTGGCGGCAACCAGCCACAGTTTGGCCGAGAGCATGCACTTGCGGGCGATCTGGGCCTTGCGGCCGGTGAGCTTGTGGG
Above is a genomic segment from Photobacterium sp. TY1-4 containing:
- a CDS encoding metal-dependent hydrolase, which codes for MKWFNHTLIACAACAVISPPHVAACVAGATAPDWMEYLAKAGGRHLKHRGPTHIFTHWLIAALAFTFVWDYHGLLSAFAWGGVSHILTDAMTVSGVPFSPYSDRRFHLFGGRFRTGDPIEYAIAALVVIACIGLSHLTGGSGFAPFFYDWGGLYQEGLIDGAEWKANRFRLI
- a CDS encoding GspH/FimT family pseudopilin yields the protein MSITESKEHGFTLLEMIVTLGIVLLLAAFAVLTFMPLQDQAAMEHLAIEFRGELMNARHSAVRLNTDVYVHTINLTSTPTQTDNWCLVVSTSATENDCDGRNETLSILQGSRYRGLTISRHPTRSSIRFTPMQGFPDFYPGDVSIKLLNFHLTPAKPMTAKVMFNGKGRVCGE